In Ruminococcaceae bacterium R-25, one genomic interval encodes:
- a CDS encoding regulator of sigma E protease produces the protein MNIVASIIFVLIMLGVLATLHELGHYWMARLLKIKVFEVSIFVGPKLLKWKHKDVDFALRMIPVGAYVRFTEIDEEGKAVESKDSDLLINQPRIKRLIVALAGPVMNLVLGILIFLIMFWTTGFTSTHIIKPEKGSQLAAYTEMVGDGDTIKAINGVNVYTSFDLIFELDSADPSKNLDVTIKSKESGKNYTVTLEPVIRARPMLLIVVDNKLPNNDYEGWRVYSVSEEQNNNNPILKPGDYVTRINGKSVDDADIEDYLYEITDPSVIVTYVRDGVEHEDELVLKYVDTVNSRGITLLNYKVNTAGRFFLALGYAAKMPASIMNISIRGVKDIIAGKVKAYNLVSGPIGITTMVNDVVADEQDTFADKAYVLIMLSAVISIALAFSNLLPIPGLDGIQIVFIVVEMVIGRKLSDKAEARLTVVGFIFIVLLLIFAFVSDILRIIFGY, from the coding sequence ATGAATATTGTTGCAAGTATAATTTTTGTTTTGATAATGCTGGGAGTGCTCGCGACCTTACACGAGCTCGGACATTATTGGATGGCAAGGCTTCTTAAGATCAAAGTCTTTGAAGTATCTATTTTTGTAGGCCCGAAGCTCCTTAAGTGGAAGCATAAGGATGTTGATTTTGCTCTCAGAATGATCCCTGTCGGTGCTTATGTAAGATTTACCGAGATAGACGAAGAAGGCAAGGCTGTAGAGAGCAAAGATTCGGATCTTCTTATTAACCAACCCAGAATAAAAAGGCTCATAGTTGCTCTTGCGGGTCCTGTGATGAACCTTGTTTTAGGAATCCTGATCTTTCTTATTATGTTCTGGACTACAGGGTTTACCAGCACTCATATCATTAAGCCCGAAAAGGGTTCCCAGCTCGCAGCATATACTGAGATGGTAGGCGACGGCGATACTATCAAGGCTATCAACGGCGTTAATGTTTATACGTCTTTTGACCTTATTTTCGAGCTCGATTCTGCTGATCCTTCAAAAAACCTTGATGTAACTATCAAATCCAAAGAGAGCGGCAAGAATTATACAGTCACATTAGAGCCTGTCATAAGAGCAAGGCCAATGCTTCTGATCGTAGTAGATAATAAGTTGCCGAATAACGACTATGAGGGCTGGAGAGTATATTCTGTCAGTGAAGAACAGAATAACAATAATCCGATTCTTAAGCCCGGAGATTATGTTACCCGTATCAACGGCAAATCTGTAGATGACGCAGATATAGAAGATTATTTATATGAGATCACTGATCCTTCGGTAATCGTTACTTATGTCAGAGACGGTGTTGAACATGAAGATGAGCTCGTCCTCAAATATGTTGATACCGTTAATTCCAGAGGTATCACTTTACTTAATTATAAGGTCAATACTGCCGGCAGATTTTTCCTCGCGTTAGGTTATGCGGCCAAAATGCCGGCTTCGATCATGAATATCAGCATTAGAGGCGTAAAAGATATTATCGCCGGAAAGGTAAAAGCTTATAATTTGGTATCAGGTCCCATAGGAATCACAACTATGGTCAATGACGTGGTAGCGGATGAGCAGGATACCTTTGCTGATAAGGCCTATGTTCTCATTATGCTTAGTGCCGTTATTTCAATTGCACTGGCATTCTCGAACCTTCTTCCGATACCGGGTCTCGACGGTATTCAGATCGTGTTTATCGTCGTCGAGATGGTCATCGGGCGCAAGTTGTCTGATAAGGCAGAAGCAAGGCTTACAGTGGTAGGATTCATCTTCATTGTACTGCTTCTGATTTTTGCCTTCGTCTCGGATATTCTAAGGATCATTTTCGGTTACTGA
- a CDS encoding 4-hydroxy-3-methylbut-2-en-1-yl diphosphate synthase yields the protein MTKKVLIGNVEVGGGSSVKIQSMNNTDTRDAKATLAQIRELADNGCDITRVAIPDMAAAESLKEITKNSPIPVVADIHFDYRLALAAADNGAAKIRINPGNIGGPDKVKLVADKCKERHIPIRVGVNSGSISRDILAKYGEVNADAMTESALGAVKLLEDQDFDDIVISIKSSSPRLTIDTYRILSKSCDYPLHVGVTEAGTVREGAIKSAVGIGALLAEGIGDTIRVSLTGNPVDEVITAKQILKALDLRDGGITFISCPTCGRTQVPLIELAGQIEDKVSKLPYNLKVAVMGCVVNGPGEARECDIGLAGGIDEFVLFEKGVPVRKIPAAAAVDEFVREVIRVGEEKRKAT from the coding sequence ATGACTAAGAAAGTCTTAATCGGTAATGTTGAAGTCGGCGGCGGATCTTCTGTTAAGATCCAGTCGATGAATAATACTGATACCAGGGATGCCAAGGCAACTCTTGCTCAGATCAGGGAATTGGCTGATAACGGTTGTGATATCACCAGAGTAGCCATCCCTGATATGGCGGCCGCAGAGAGTCTTAAGGAGATCACAAAAAATTCCCCGATCCCTGTTGTTGCTGATATCCATTTCGATTACAGGCTTGCTCTCGCAGCTGCAGATAACGGTGCTGCGAAGATCAGGATCAATCCCGGAAATATCGGCGGACCTGACAAAGTTAAGCTTGTCGCTGACAAGTGTAAGGAGCGCCATATCCCGATCAGAGTCGGTGTTAATTCCGGTTCGATCTCGAGGGATATTCTTGCCAAATACGGTGAAGTAAATGCTGATGCAATGACCGAGAGCGCTTTAGGCGCAGTTAAGCTCCTTGAAGACCAGGATTTTGACGATATCGTAATTTCCATCAAGTCATCTTCACCAAGGCTTACTATCGACACTTACAGGATCTTGTCCAAGTCCTGTGATTATCCTTTGCATGTCGGAGTTACTGAGGCAGGCACCGTTCGCGAAGGTGCCATAAAGTCTGCAGTAGGTATTGGAGCGCTTCTTGCAGAAGGCATAGGCGATACCATCAGAGTATCACTTACCGGAAATCCTGTTGATGAAGTTATCACTGCAAAGCAGATCCTCAAAGCTCTTGACTTAAGAGATGGCGGTATTACTTTTATTTCCTGTCCCACATGCGGAAGGACTCAGGTCCCTCTGATCGAACTTGCAGGACAGATAGAAGATAAAGTCTCCAAACTTCCCTATAACCTTAAAGTCGCAGTCATGGGATGCGTAGTCAACGGACCGGGAGAGGCTCGTGAATGCGATATCGGATTAGCCGGCGGCATCGACGAATTTGTTTTATTTGAAAAAGGTGTCCCGGTCAGGAAGATTCCTGCAGCCGCGGCAGTTGACGAATTTGTAAGGGAAGTGATCAGAGTTGGAGAAGAAAAGCGTAAAGCTACTTGA